One window of the Shewanella cyperi genome contains the following:
- the cobB gene encoding Sir2 family NAD+-dependent deacetylase: MYRHIVVLTGAGASAESGLRTFRDQHGLWEDHAIEDVATPEGYERDPLLVERFYNLRWQQLHSDAVHPNQAHLALARLEQEFKGEFLLITQNVDDLHERAGSRRLLHMHGELNKGRCPRSRQTFVLTEPFGPENLCTCCIPAQRLRPHIVWFGEMPLGMDRIHQALDSCDLFIAIGTSGTVYPAAGFVDAANHMGAQTLEVNMVAPDRHSQFQLHLTGAAGELVPRLVDAILDGRSLSVLAADVALEG, from the coding sequence ATGTATCGCCATATAGTTGTACTCACAGGCGCCGGAGCCTCGGCAGAGTCTGGCCTCAGAACCTTCAGGGACCAACATGGGCTCTGGGAAGATCATGCCATCGAGGATGTGGCGACGCCGGAAGGCTATGAACGCGACCCTCTGTTGGTGGAGCGTTTTTATAATCTGCGCTGGCAGCAGCTGCACTCGGATGCGGTGCACCCCAATCAGGCTCACCTGGCGTTGGCCCGGTTGGAGCAGGAGTTTAAGGGGGAGTTTCTGCTTATCACCCAGAACGTGGATGACCTCCATGAGCGGGCCGGCAGTCGGCGTTTGTTGCACATGCACGGCGAACTCAACAAGGGCCGTTGTCCCCGTTCGCGCCAGACCTTTGTGCTCACTGAACCCTTTGGTCCGGAAAACCTGTGCACCTGCTGTATTCCGGCCCAGCGCCTCAGGCCCCATATAGTCTGGTTCGGGGAAATGCCCCTGGGGATGGACAGGATCCACCAGGCATTGGACAGTTGCGATCTGTTTATCGCCATCGGCACCTCTGGAACCGTCTATCCCGCCGCCGGTTTTGTCGATGCCGCCAATCACATGGGCGCCCAAACCCTGGAAGTGAACATGGTAGCGCCGGACCGGCACAGCCAGTTTCAGCTGCACCTGACGGGGGCGGCCGGTGAGCTGGTGCCCCGCTTGGTGGATGCGATATTGGATGGTCGCAGCCTCAGTGTATTGGCCGCTGATGTGGCGTTAGAGGGCTGA
- a CDS encoding GNAT family N-acetyltransferase encodes MITETDRLVLRHFNEGDIEALFQMNSIPEILTYIPTEPFTDRAQAEKLLHEVIYADYSSRGFGRWAVEHRESGKVIGFCGPKYIPEFDKVELGYRYFPEYWGQGIGAEAAKAAIAEFKSICKVDEAIALILDGNLGSMGVARKVGMEPNGRSEFMGHGVTVFHRWL; translated from the coding sequence ATCATTACCGAAACCGACCGACTGGTGCTGAGGCATTTCAACGAGGGCGATATTGAGGCCCTGTTCCAGATGAACAGTATCCCCGAAATATTGACCTATATCCCCACCGAGCCTTTTACCGACAGGGCCCAGGCCGAGAAGCTGCTTCACGAGGTGATCTATGCCGACTACAGTTCCAGGGGATTTGGGCGTTGGGCGGTGGAGCACAGGGAAAGCGGCAAGGTCATAGGTTTCTGCGGTCCCAAATATATTCCTGAGTTCGACAAGGTGGAGCTGGGCTACCGCTATTTCCCCGAATACTGGGGCCAGGGCATAGGTGCCGAAGCCGCCAAGGCCGCCATTGCCGAATTCAAATCCATTTGTAAGGTGGACGAGGCAATAGCGCTGATCCTTGATGGCAACCTGGGGTCCATGGGTGTGGCCCGTAAGGTGGGCATGGAACCCAATGGTCGCAGTGAATTCATGGGCCATGGGGTGACGGTATTCCACCGCTGGCTCTAA
- the fur gene encoding ferric iron uptake transcriptional regulator, with protein MTDGNQALKKAGLKVTLPRVKILELLQEPENQHISAEDLYKKLLDIGEEIGLATVYRVLNQFDDAGIVTRHHFESGKAVFELASQHHHDHLVCLSCGKVIEFSDETIERRQHEIAMKHNIKLTNHSLYLYGVCTNDECDHGE; from the coding sequence ATGACAGATGGAAATCAGGCCCTTAAAAAAGCGGGATTGAAAGTCACCCTGCCACGAGTAAAAATCCTGGAACTGTTGCAAGAACCGGAAAATCAGCACATCAGTGCCGAAGATTTATACAAGAAATTATTGGATATTGGCGAAGAAATTGGCCTGGCCACCGTATACCGGGTGCTGAACCAGTTTGATGATGCCGGCATAGTCACCCGCCATCACTTTGAGAGCGGCAAGGCAGTGTTCGAACTGGCGAGCCAACACCATCACGATCACCTGGTGTGCCTGAGCTGTGGCAAGGTGATTGAATTTTCCGACGAGACCATTGAGCGTCGTCAGCATGAAATCGCCATGAAGCATAATATCAAGCTGACCAACCACAGCCTCTATCTCTACGGTGTCTGCACCAATGATGAGTGCGATCACGGCGAGTAA